In a genomic window of Mucilaginibacter sp. KACC 22063:
- a CDS encoding DUF3078 domain-containing protein — protein MLKNAPLLLLIFFFAATFKSQAQITDSLLRRVDSLQHVDSLRKVDSLARLDTVKIDTGLLNRYRIAPRNFQLPVISRPVYIDPNLVPVTLLDYKISYWRKWIQMGINLNQSAFSNNWSGGGQNSLALGGNFDYKTEYNKAPFDYTGELLLMYGKSRNEGHVPRKTNDRIFFDNKIATQMSKSWYFFGSLSFESQFDEGFQYDDSGVVPPLLISRFMAPGYITESLGFEYKPNKVFDLRIGTGTARQTFVLDTTIYHNLPTNYGVKPGHTFLNELAFQAVAVYDKDIMANLHLNARYALFIPYGRSLANIDHRLDMVLNAKVNRLISVTINATALYDKDTSDKLQATEGLALGILYKFP, from the coding sequence ATGCTCAAGAACGCACCACTACTACTGCTTATTTTTTTCTTTGCTGCTACATTTAAATCGCAGGCTCAAATAACTGATAGTTTGCTGAGGCGGGTAGACAGCTTACAACATGTAGACAGTTTACGTAAAGTAGACAGCCTTGCGCGTTTAGATACCGTAAAAATTGATACAGGTTTATTAAACAGGTATCGCATTGCTCCACGTAACTTTCAGCTGCCTGTAATATCAAGGCCGGTATACATCGATCCTAACTTGGTACCTGTTACCCTGCTCGATTATAAAATATCTTACTGGCGCAAGTGGATACAGATGGGTATTAACCTTAACCAGTCGGCATTTAGTAATAACTGGTCGGGCGGTGGGCAAAACTCACTTGCACTCGGCGGTAACTTCGATTATAAAACGGAATACAATAAAGCACCATTTGATTATACCGGCGAGTTGTTATTGATGTATGGTAAATCACGAAATGAAGGCCATGTGCCCCGTAAAACTAACGACCGTATATTTTTTGATAACAAGATTGCCACGCAAATGAGCAAAAGCTGGTACTTCTTCGGTTCGTTAAGTTTCGAGTCACAGTTCGACGAGGGTTTCCAGTATGACGATTCGGGCGTAGTGCCGCCGCTGCTCATTTCCCGCTTTATGGCACCGGGCTATATTACAGAATCACTCGGTTTTGAGTACAAGCCAAATAAGGTGTTCGACTTGCGTATCGGTACAGGTACTGCACGCCAAACCTTTGTTTTGGATACTACCATATACCATAACCTGCCAACCAATTATGGTGTAAAACCAGGGCATACCTTTTTAAATGAGCTGGCGTTTCAGGCGGTTGCCGTTTATGATAAAGACATCATGGCCAATTTGCACCTGAATGCACGTTACGCCTTGTTCATCCCTTATGGCCGTTCGTTAGCAAATATCGACCACCGTTTGGATATGGTTTTAAACGCCAAGGTGAACAGGCTGATCAGCGTAACCATTAACGCTACCGCACTTTACGATAAGGATACTTCAGACAAATTGCAGGCTACGGAAGGGCTTGCCCTGGGCATATTGTATAAGTTTCCGTAA
- a CDS encoding succinate dehydrogenase cytochrome b subunit, producing the protein MSESKQTLNSSLGKKLIMALTGLFLCTFLIVHLAGNLQLFSNDDGYSFNVYANFLTHFPPIEVVAYILYACILIHALYAIILTTRNRKARPVRYASAQKSPSSWSSQNMGLLGSILFLFIVIHMGDFWYKYKFTHTVGFKEYRTNLVTGERTVSEFTPAKADFEHSQSFDGDTEIVRVKDLHARVAASFKIWWYVVIYVIAMGALSFHMLHGFQSAFHTIGWTHRKYKPIIYFIGTWLFAVIIPILFAAMPVYYFFIK; encoded by the coding sequence ATGAGCGAATCCAAACAAACCTTGAACTCGTCGCTGGGAAAAAAGCTGATCATGGCTTTAACAGGCTTGTTTTTGTGTACCTTTTTAATTGTGCACCTGGCAGGTAACCTACAGTTGTTTAGCAACGATGATGGTTACAGCTTCAACGTTTATGCAAACTTCTTAACGCATTTTCCGCCGATAGAAGTAGTTGCATACATATTGTACGCTTGTATTTTAATACATGCCCTGTATGCGATCATCCTTACCACACGTAACCGTAAGGCACGCCCGGTAAGATATGCATCTGCACAAAAATCACCATCATCATGGTCGTCACAAAACATGGGCCTTTTAGGTTCAATCCTGTTTTTGTTCATCGTTATCCACATGGGCGATTTCTGGTACAAGTACAAGTTTACCCACACTGTTGGTTTTAAAGAGTACCGTACCAACCTTGTAACCGGCGAAAGAACCGTTAGCGAGTTTACCCCGGCGAAAGCTGATTTCGAGCATTCACAATCATTTGATGGTGATACCGAAATTGTACGCGTAAAAGACCTGCATGCACGTGTTGCAGCAAGCTTTAAAATCTGGTGGTATGTAGTTATTTATGTAATTGCTATGGGTGCATTGTCATTCCATATGCTGCATGGCTTTCAAAGTGCTTTCCATACCATCGGCTGGACACACCGTAAGTATAAGCCAATCATTTACTTTATAGGTACATGGCTGTTTGCCGTAAT
- the ffh gene encoding signal recognition particle protein → MFENLSDKLDRAFKVLKGQGTITEINVAETMKEIRKALLDADVNYKTAKAFTDDVKQKALGENVLTSISPGQLLTKIMNDELTALMGGTTAEVSFPATPTVILIAGLNGAGKTTFTGKLANFLKTQKGKKPLLVADDVYRPAAIDQLEVLGQQIGVPVYANRESKDPVAIAMEGVALAKQNNHNVVIIDTAGRLAVDEAMMQEIERVKAAVNPHEILFVVDSMTGQDAVNTAKVFNDRLDFTGAVLTKLDGDTRGGAALSIKSVVNKPIKFIGTGEKMEALDVFHPDRMASRILGMGDVVSLVERAQQQFDEKQAAELQKKIRKNKFDFNDFYGQIQQIKKMGNMKDLIGMIPGVGKMMKDIQVDDNAFKAIEAIILSMTPFEKENPDAINQSRRARIAKGSGTDLAEVNRLIKQFEEMRKVMKQMSNPASMAGLMRRMPKM, encoded by the coding sequence ATGTTTGAAAATCTTTCAGATAAGCTCGACAGGGCGTTTAAGGTCCTGAAAGGACAAGGAACTATTACTGAGATAAACGTGGCCGAAACCATGAAGGAAATTAGAAAAGCCTTACTGGACGCCGACGTTAACTATAAAACAGCCAAAGCGTTTACGGATGACGTAAAGCAAAAGGCACTGGGTGAAAACGTATTAACTTCTATTTCGCCGGGCCAGTTGCTGACCAAAATCATGAACGATGAGCTGACCGCCTTAATGGGTGGTACAACTGCCGAAGTCAGTTTTCCGGCTACGCCAACGGTTATCCTGATTGCCGGTTTGAACGGTGCGGGTAAAACCACTTTTACCGGTAAGCTTGCCAATTTCTTAAAAACACAAAAAGGTAAAAAGCCTTTGCTGGTTGCCGACGACGTTTACCGCCCTGCGGCTATTGATCAGCTGGAAGTTTTAGGTCAGCAAATAGGTGTACCTGTGTACGCCAACCGCGAATCAAAGGACCCGGTTGCTATTGCTATGGAAGGGGTTGCGCTTGCTAAGCAGAACAACCATAATGTAGTCATTATTGATACCGCCGGCCGTTTAGCGGTTGACGAGGCCATGATGCAGGAGATTGAGCGCGTTAAGGCTGCTGTTAACCCGCATGAGATTTTATTTGTGGTGGATTCCATGACCGGCCAGGATGCGGTGAACACAGCTAAAGTGTTTAACGACCGCCTTGACTTTACCGGTGCGGTATTAACCAAACTTGATGGTGATACCCGTGGTGGTGCGGCGCTTTCTATTAAATCGGTAGTAAATAAGCCAATTAAATTTATCGGTACGGGTGAAAAGATGGAAGCGCTTGACGTTTTCCACCCCGACCGTATGGCATCGCGTATACTGGGTATGGGCGACGTGGTATCGTTAGTTGAACGTGCGCAGCAACAGTTTGACGAAAAGCAGGCAGCCGAGCTTCAGAAAAAGATCCGCAAGAATAAATTCGACTTTAACGATTTTTACGGGCAGATACAGCAGATCAAAAAAATGGGTAACATGAAAGATCTGATTGGTATGATACCCGGCGTTGGCAAAATGATGAAGGACATACAGGTAGATGATAATGCTTTTAAAGCAATTGAAGCCATCATCCTTTCAATGACGCCTTTTGAAAAAGAAAACCCGGATGCTATTAACCAAAGCCGTCGTGCACGTATCGCAAAAGGATCGGGTACGGACCTTGCCGAGGTTAACCGCCTGATTAAGCAATTTGAAGAAATGCGTAAGGTGATGAAACAAATGAGCAACCCGGCATCAATGGCAGGCTTAATGCGCCGCATGCCTAAGATGTAG